Proteins from one Parasteatoda tepidariorum isolate YZ-2023 chromosome 4, CAS_Ptep_4.0, whole genome shotgun sequence genomic window:
- the LOC107448815 gene encoding cytochrome b5, with the protein MPEEIKTYSLEEIAAHSTEDSLWLLIDNGVYDVTQFKDEHPGGPEVLQDWGGKEATEAFEDVGHSSDAKSQLKQYKIGELCXGLNQYYTLVMSKTTF; encoded by the exons ATGcctgaagaaattaaaacatattctcTAGAGGAGATAGCAGCTCATTCAACTGAAGATTCTTTGTGGTTACTTATAGACAATGGCGTTTATGATGTTACACAGTTTAAGGATGaa catCCTGGAGGTCCAGAAGTTTTGCAAGATTGGGGAG gcaaGGAAGCTACAGAAGCCTTTGAAGATGTTGGACATTCTTCAGATGCAAAAAGTCAattgaaacaatataaaataggaGAATTATGTNacggtttaaaccagtattatacccttgtcatgtcaaaaaccactttttga